A region from the Brassica napus cultivar Da-Ae chromosome C8, Da-Ae, whole genome shotgun sequence genome encodes:
- the LOC125591894 gene encoding uncharacterized protein LOC125591894, with product MLDKAAEKKLFGYHPRCKNILLTHLCFADDLMIFTDGTKRSIEGVLKIFEDFATMSGLRISLEKSTLYIAGATQNHQEEIMNSFPFASGQLPVCYLGLPLLTKRMTVLDYLPLVEKIRRRMSSWTGRFLSYAGRLQLIKSVISSLANFWMQAFKLPGSCLREIESLCSAFLWSGPDLRTSKAKVCWKDVCLSKKEGGLGVPSLKEMNTVMCLKLIWRIKSSKESLWVKWLHCYLIRKESFWSVKCITSSGSWIWRKLLKLRDLAQQFLKIEVRNGKDTSFWYDNWSKFGCLKEVLGDSTIDLGISYEDSVAMALVKHRRRRHRVGLLNEVKNEIAEIKLKNSMDVDTPFWKQKEGKFANSFSTKKTWLYLRSMRSAQPVVSWSQGVWFPHSTPNYSFLLWVALRNRL from the coding sequence ATGCTTGATAAAGCTGCAGAGAAGAAGTTATTTGGGTATCATCCTCGCTGTAAAAACATCTTGTTAACTCATTTGTGCTTTGCGGACGACTTAATGATATTCACTGACGGGACAAAGAGATCTATTGAGGGGGTTCTAAAAATCTTTGAGGACTTCGCAACAATGTCGGGGTTGAGGATTAGTCTTGAGAAGTCTACCTTGTACATTGCAGGAGCTACTcagaatcaccaagaagaaATAATGAATAGCTTCCCTTTTGCATCAGGTCAGCTTCCTGTATGCTATTTGGGCCTACCTCTGCTTACAAAGCGCATGACAGTTCTTGACTATCTCCCATTAGTCGAGAAGATTAGAAGGCGTATGAGCTCATGGACTGGTAGATTCCTCTCTTACGCTGGTCGTCTGCAACTCATCAAATCAGTCATCTCTAGCCTTGCAAATTTTTGGATGCAAGCTTTTAAGCTACCGGGAAGCTGTTTAAGAGAAATAGAAAGCTTATGCTCTGCTTTTCTATGGTCTGGCCCGGACTTGAGAACAAGTAAGGCTAAAGTGTGCTGGAAAGACGTCTGCCTATCGAAGAAAGAGGGAGGCTTGGGAGTTCCATCTTTGAAGGAGATGAACACGGTCATGTGTTTAAAGTTGATATGGAGAATCAAATCCTCAAAGGAATCACTATGGGTCAAATGGCTTCACTGCTACCTGATTCGAAAAGAATCTTTCTGGTCAGTAAAGTGTATCACGAGCTCTGGATCATGGATTTGGAGGAAGCTACTAAAGCTAAGAGACCTGGCTCAACAATTTCTCAAAATTGAGGTTCGAAATGGGAAGGATACTAGCTTTTGGTATGATAACTGGTCGAAGTTTGGCTGTCTTAAGGAGGTCTTGGGGGATAGCACTATTGATTTGGGTATCTCTTATGAGGATTCAGTTGCAATGGCCTTGGTAAAACACCGGAGAAGAAGGCATCGTGTGGGTTTACTCAACGAAGTCAAAAATGAGATCGCTGAGATTAAACTAAAGAACAGTATGGATGTTGACACACCATTTTGGAAGCAGAAAGAAGGGAAGTTTGCTAATAGTTTCTCAACCAAGAAAACTTGGTTGTACctgaggagcatgaggagcgcACAGCCAGTTGTCTCTTGGAGTCAAGGTGTATGGTTCCCCCACTCAACTCCTAACTACTCATTCCTTCTATGGGTTGCTCTCCGCAATAGGCTCTAA